GCCGGTATTGACGGGCAGTAGAATTTTCTGTTTCGCCATGCGGGTTGCGTTGAATTTATAACCATATTGGTATTTGGATTTCTGTTTCAAAATCATGGTTTTTAAAAACAGATAAGCATATTTCCCAGCCTGTTTTGATTTGATTTTCAAGCGTTTTACATCGTCTGAAAACAGACATTCGTAGGGATGGTAGAAATTTTCCACCACACTGCCGTTGTAGTTTACGCCTAAAACATCCTTATCCAAGCTGGCATTTTTATTCGCAATAAAGGCAGTGATGCCGTTGTTTGAATCGCTTGCCCCGACAAACGGGATTTTCCCTTCCTGCATATCCTGCTTGGTTAGGCGCACGCCCGAATGAATCTCGCAAATATCCTGTATCGCAAACGCCGCCCAGCGGTTTTTAGACGGTGTCCAATGCTCTACCCCCCCCTGCAAGCCATTGTTATTTAATGAATTATTATAATAATTTAGCACGGCGGCAATTTTATCCCGTTCGATTTGCTTCATAAAATCTTCCATAAACTGCCAGTCGGGCAAGCCGTCTGAATTGACGGGGAGCAGAATAACCTGTTTTTTCAAACGTGTTGAATTAATCGTAAACGAGTAAGAATATTTAGATTTATGTTGTTTTAAACTTACCGCTACAAACGATAAAACAG
The DNA window shown above is from Neisseria sicca and carries:
- a CDS encoding restriction endonuclease subunit S, with product MSKLKLTDRNWGRFTIGDLFHIKIGKSIDGNKVNRESGKIAYITRKEQNNGLDGFIDYESDFLNNDYPVLTIGNETAEPFVQCYPFFTGTKVNILKPRQELSASVLSFVAVSLKQHKSKYSYSFTINSTRLKKQVILLPVNSDGLPDWQFMEDFMKQIERDKIAAVLNYYNNSLNNNGLQGGVEHWTPSKNRWAAFAIQDICEIHSGVRLTKQDMQEGKIPFVGASDSNNGITAFIANKNASLDKDVLGVNYNGSVVENFYHPYECLFSDDVKRLKIKSKQAGKYAYLFLKTMILKQKSKYQYGYKFNATRMAKQKILLPVNTGNQPDWTNIERFMQRIELEKIMCYLKNRQH